One Brassica napus cultivar Da-Ae chromosome C2, Da-Ae, whole genome shotgun sequence DNA window includes the following coding sequences:
- the LOC106425302 gene encoding alpha carbonic anhydrase 3-like: MNNIILFVSCLALASSALAADETETEFHYVTGAYADPSKWSSVKQEWKICGVGKRQSPVNLSPKVARLVHNSTALIQTYYKPVEATLKNRGYDMAVSWQEDAGKLVINNTDYKLIQSHWHAPSEHFLNGKRLAMELHMVHKSADGHLAVIGVLLREGEPNPFISRIKDKINSIADILQGEASIGKIDPREFGWDLTKFYEYRGSLTTPPCTEDVIWTIVNKVGTVSRQQIDILVDARRAGYETNARPAQPLYKRMVYLNDQSTISASALS; this comes from the exons ATGAGACAGAGACTGAGTTTCATTACGTAACAGGCGCATACGCTGATCCCTCTAAATGGAGCAGTGTCAAACAAGAATGGAAAATTTGTGGGGTGGGGAAGAGGCAGTCACCAGTCAATCTTTCTCCAAAAGTAGCTCGACTAGTTCACAATTCTACGGCGCTTATTCAGACATATTACAAACCAGTAGAAGCCACTCTTAAGAACCGTGGATACGACATGGCG GTGTCATGGCAAGAAGACGCAGGGAAGCTCGTTATCAATAATACCGACTACAAGTTGATTCAAAGCCACTGGCACGCACCTTCAGAGCATTTCCTCAATGGAAAAAG GTTGGCCATGGAACTTCACATGGTACATAAAAGTGCAGATGGACACTTAGCAGTTATTGGAGTTCTCTTAAGAGAAGGTGAACCGAATCCTTTCATTTCACGG ATAAAGGACAAGATCAATTCCATAGCTGACATCCTACAAGGAGAGGCAAGCATAGGAAAGATAGATCCAAGAGAGTTCGGATGGGATCTTACAAAATTCTATGAATATAGAGGATCGCTCACCACTCCTCCTTGCACGGAAGATGTCATCTGGACCATCGTCAACAAG GTGGGGACTGTTTCACGTCAACAAATTGATATATTAGTCGATGCTCGTCGCGCT GGTTATGAGACAAATGCAAGACCGGCTCAACCGCTGTACAAACGTATGGTTTATCTAAATGACCAGTCCACCATATCAGCTAGCGCACTAAGTTAG